A genomic region of Raphanus sativus cultivar WK10039 chromosome 6, ASM80110v3, whole genome shotgun sequence contains the following coding sequences:
- the LOC130496526 gene encoding uncharacterized protein LOC130496526: MMMVAFLSCGGTDDECHIVLSDDVETVKKGCGKYFEPFPEGCFFTSSRGLTSYGYPFNELKPVLRVGSSGQVCSVAIKVDSEAKKESTVPKLESIQNWSQQI, translated from the exons ATGATG ATGGTAGCGTTCCTCTCTTGTGGGGGAACTGATGATGAATGCCATATCGTTCTTTCTGATGATGTTGAAACCGTGAAAAAAGGTTGTGGTAAATATTTTGAGCCATTCCCTGAAG GGTGTTTCTTTACCTCCTCTAGAGGCTTGACGAGCTATGGGTATCCATTTAACGAGCTAAAGCCTGTACTGAGGGTGGGAAGTTCAGGTCAGGTGTGCAGTGTGGCAATCAAGGTGGATTCTGAGGCTAAGAAAGAAAGCACAGTGCCTAAACTCGAAAGCATCCAGAATTGGTCCCAGCAAATTTAG
- the LOC108832281 gene encoding transcription repressor OFP15-like, producing the protein MSRKVHLPTHLLRLLVIEGFMLFSLESNDPYSDFKRSMEAMVEAQTLHQDWRSLEKLLFQFLKVNAKTSHRYIFGAFIDLLLSSTLHTNEPININIAKDDVNGFSATRATVGEVSTSCCNSMSLGESPLSPLSLFTSCSSSSSNETSSTSVRFLPLSSLLEMKAKKILNWYFPHC; encoded by the exons ATGAGTAGAAAAG TACATCTGCCAACACATCTATTACGCCTTCTTGTCATCGAAGGTTTCATGCTCTTTTCCTTGGAATCAAACGACCCTTACTCTGATTTCAAGAGATCCATGGAGGCGATGGTTGAGGCACAAACGCTTCACCAAGACTGGAGAAGCCTCGAGAAGCTTCTCTTCCAGTTCTTGAAAGTCAACGCCAAGACCAGCCATCGATACATCTTCGGCGCTTTTATAGATCTTCTCTTGAGCTCAACACTGCACACGAATGAACCCATCAATATCAACATTGCCAAAGACGATGTGAACGGATTCTCGGCCACACGCGCCACCGTCGGAGAAGTAAGTACTTCTTGTTGTAACAGTATGAGTCTTGGCGAGTCTCCGTTGTCTCCTCTGTCACTCTTCACGtcgtgttcttcttcttcctccaatGAGACTTCCTCGACGTCTGTAAGATTCTTGCCGTTGTCTTCTTTGTTAGAGATGAAGGCAAAGAAGATACTGAACTGGTATTTCCCCCATTGTTAA
- the LOC108806472 gene encoding protein PHLOEM PROTEIN 2-LIKE A6-like: protein MDKKQQSPQYQVFLNFRGAQLRHNFIDHLVYAMKGRGINVFIDTDEQKGKDIKILLKRIEESRVALAIFSTKYTESSWCLDELAMINKRVDLGMLEVLPIFYKVSTESVKKLVGEFGDHFRRREWEYRCEQSKIYEWKKALECVSAKIGLTLDEKSSESNFIGLIITNVLELLEKVSSKEQTTKSQVKLKITQPREGVGLATGGKSSSYPTNVPSGKTSINPAWLGSGSSLSGGNSLGPSATVVSGFGSQSLQGPYSIMSHQGWTTGPSGFGSQQSLQPPMQGIYDMGQSAGSASATGNALAAQTNQLIGFGQRPQQPYSTVRSSLAPSGLQNNHNAQYGPGQLTYSSSTSYNGVPISKHAYVWNPLPGTTMTSTFHFPPMDFGSFDSDSD from the exons ATGGACAAAAAACAACAATCACCACAGTATCAAGTGTTCTTAAATTTCCGGGGAGCTCAACTGCGCCATAACTTCATCGACCATCTCGTATATGCCATGAAAGGACGTGGGATAAATGTCTTCATCGACACAGATGAGCAAAAAGGTAAGGATATCAAAATTCTTTTAAAGAGAATTGAGGAATCAAGAGTGGCGCTGGCTATATTCTCGACCAAGTATACGGAATCATCATGGTGCTTGGACGAACTTGCTATGATAAATAAGCGTGTAGATCTAGGCATGCTTGAG GTGCTTCCTATCTTCTACAAGGTGTCTACAGAAAGTGTTAAAAAACTTGTGGGAGAGTTTGGTGACCACTTTAGGCGTCGTGAGTGGGAATATCGTTGTGAACAATCCAAAATTTATGAATGGAAAAAGGCGTTGGAGTGTGTCTCTGCTAAGATTGGCCTTACCTTGGATGAGAAAAG TTCGGAGAGCAATTTTATCGGATTAATCATCACAAATGTCTTGGAATTGCTAGAAAAAGTTTCATCCAAAGAACAAACTACCAAATCTCAAGTAAAGCTCAAGATAACACAGCCTAGAGAGGGTGTTGGTCTCGCTACAGGAGGCAAGTCATCATCTTACCCAACCAATGTACCGTCAGGAAAAACTTCCATCAACCCGGCGTGGCTTGGTTCTGGTTCCAGTTTATCAGGAGGCAACTCATTAGGTCCCAGTGCCACTGTCGTCTCGGGATTTGGTTCACAATCTCTACAAGGTCCATATAGCATCATGTCTCATCAAGGATGGACAACAGGTCCCAGTGGATTTGGTTCACAACAGTCTCTACAACCCCCGATGCAAGGCATCTATGACATGGGCCAAAGTGCAGGTTCAGCTTCTGCCACAGGAAATGCATTAGCAGCCCAGACCAATCAATTAATAGGTTTTGGACAGCGACCACAACAACCTTATAGCACGGTTAGATCTAGTCTAGCTCCGAGTGGGCTCCAGAACAACCATAATGCTCAATATGGGCCTGGACAATTAACTTATAGCTCGTCCACATCCTACAATGGAGTTCCAATCTCTAAGCATGCCTACGTATGGAATCCTTTACCAGGGACAACAATGACCTCGACATTCCACTTCCCGCCGATGGACTTTGGAAGTTTTGATTCTGATTCCGACTAA